One genomic window of Gallaecimonas sp. GXIMD4217 includes the following:
- the rimO gene encoding 30S ribosomal protein S12 methylthiotransferase RimO, whose translation MSVPTIGFVSLGCPKNLVDSERILTQLRVEGYNIVPTYDDADLVIVNTCGFIDSAVQESLDAIGEALKENGKVIVTGCLGAKEDEIRQIHPHVLGITGPHAYEEVLKQIHDHLPMPKEHNPFVDLVPPQGVKLTPRHYAYLKISEGCDHKCSFCIIPSMRGRLDSRPIGQVMAEAERLVNAGVKELLVISQDTSAYGTDLKHRMDFWNGQPLKTDLYNLADALGSLGAWVRMHYVYPYPNVEKIIPLMAEGKVLPYLDMPLQHASPRILRDMRRPGAIERQLERIHNWRKDVPDLTLRSTFIVGFPGETEEDFEMLLTFLKEAQLDRVGCFPYSPVDGARANELANPIDEAVKQERFERFMQTQQAISAAKLQAKVGRTLEVLIDEVDGEGAVGRSHGDAPEIDGLVYLNGEQGVKPGDIVQVRIDNADEYDLWGRKL comes from the coding sequence ATGAGCGTACCAACCATCGGTTTCGTCAGCCTGGGCTGTCCCAAGAACCTGGTGGATTCCGAGCGGATCCTCACCCAGCTCAGGGTCGAGGGCTACAACATCGTGCCCACCTATGACGACGCCGATCTGGTGATCGTGAACACCTGCGGCTTTATCGACAGCGCCGTCCAGGAGTCCCTGGACGCCATCGGCGAGGCCCTCAAGGAAAACGGCAAGGTCATCGTCACCGGCTGCCTGGGCGCCAAGGAAGACGAGATCCGCCAGATCCACCCCCATGTGCTGGGCATCACAGGTCCCCACGCCTACGAGGAAGTGCTCAAGCAAATCCACGACCACCTGCCCATGCCCAAGGAGCACAACCCCTTCGTCGATCTGGTGCCGCCCCAGGGCGTCAAGCTGACCCCCCGTCACTACGCCTACCTGAAGATCTCCGAAGGCTGCGACCACAAGTGCTCCTTCTGCATCATCCCCTCCATGCGCGGCCGCCTGGACTCCAGGCCCATAGGCCAGGTGATGGCGGAGGCGGAAAGGCTGGTCAATGCCGGCGTCAAGGAGCTGCTGGTGATCTCCCAGGACACCTCCGCCTACGGCACCGACCTCAAGCACCGCATGGACTTCTGGAATGGCCAGCCCCTCAAGACCGACCTCTACAACCTGGCCGACGCCCTGGGTTCCCTGGGCGCCTGGGTGCGGATGCACTATGTGTACCCCTACCCCAATGTCGAGAAGATCATCCCGCTGATGGCCGAGGGCAAGGTATTGCCCTACCTGGACATGCCGCTGCAGCACGCCAGCCCGCGCATCCTCAGGGACATGCGCCGCCCCGGCGCCATCGAGCGCCAGCTGGAGCGCATCCACAACTGGCGCAAGGACGTGCCGGATCTGACCCTGAGATCCACCTTCATCGTCGGCTTCCCCGGCGAGACCGAGGAAGACTTCGAGATGCTGCTCACCTTCCTCAAGGAAGCCCAGCTGGACAGGGTCGGCTGCTTCCCCTATTCGCCGGTGGACGGCGCCCGGGCCAACGAGCTGGCCAACCCTATCGACGAGGCGGTCAAGCAGGAACGCTTCGAGCGCTTCATGCAGACCCAGCAGGCCATCAGCGCCGCCAAGCTGCAGGCCAAGGTCGGCCGCACCCTGGAGGTGCTCATCGATGAGGTGGACGGCGAAGGCGCCGTCGGCCGCAGCCATGGCGACGCCCCCGAGATAGACGGCCTGGTCTACCTCAATGGCGAGCAGGGCGTGAAGCCGGGCGACATCGTCCAGGTGCGGATCGACAACGCCGACGAATACGACCTCTGGGGTCGCAAACTCTGA
- a CDS encoding tetratricopeptide repeat-containing diguanylate cyclase produces the protein MRRFVLPLLLLFSQAVLAFPHGEVRDWRQQMLDAPELSLNKAQALLASPDDRQRLLALLAMAEAHAWQGQGQAGKEKALAGLELASRLGDKGFQVAFHNALARSERILGHYQEALGWTSRSESLLEALADPLLAAEHQAEIGETHLNSNRYGQALSAFERAYELVLSSGETDHDLAPVLNYLALTYDALAQYDKAADYYRQVLKLLGDGSRAERAVVLYNLAMAEKELKHRDQAEALLEESLALSLLTQNEVGAAYAEGQLGLFALDRGDFEQARRRLDQALASFEQQDNPHQSANALLGLAELAIQEGQADRALALLARSQPLVAPVDSKGLRRHYLEVRFKAERAAGHTQAALDAIVALRETEKALQEERQAITSEAMAIRMTSLEKSHEIERLKGQQLLAEEKQSHERRFFLVATLVLLALLFNAFFWLRKERGNRKLLGLMAHQDELTGQPNRRAIMAELKARLDRQRGHPLAVAMLDLDHFKQINDRHGHDVGDQALKHFAKVTDSCLRQKDSLGRLGGEEWLLLLPYTELARAREVVERLQQALRESPLRHQDQDIRLQLSAGLTQAEPGETICSLLKRADQAMYQAKAQGRDRLFVLSAAQASR, from the coding sequence ATGCGTCGATTCGTCTTGCCGTTGTTGTTGCTGTTCAGCCAGGCCGTCCTGGCCTTCCCCCATGGGGAAGTCAGGGACTGGCGGCAGCAGATGCTGGATGCCCCCGAACTCAGCCTGAACAAGGCCCAGGCGCTGCTGGCATCGCCGGACGACCGGCAACGGCTGCTGGCGCTGCTGGCCATGGCCGAGGCCCATGCCTGGCAGGGCCAGGGCCAGGCCGGCAAGGAAAAGGCCCTGGCCGGCCTTGAGCTGGCCAGCCGGCTGGGCGACAAGGGTTTCCAAGTCGCCTTTCACAACGCCCTGGCCCGCAGCGAGCGCATCCTCGGTCATTACCAGGAGGCCCTGGGCTGGACCAGCCGTTCTGAGTCCCTGCTCGAGGCCCTGGCCGATCCCCTGCTGGCCGCCGAGCACCAGGCCGAGATCGGCGAGACCCACCTCAACAGCAACCGCTATGGCCAGGCCCTGTCCGCCTTCGAACGGGCCTACGAACTGGTGCTGAGTTCAGGCGAAACCGACCACGACCTGGCCCCGGTGCTCAACTACCTGGCCCTGACCTATGACGCCCTGGCCCAGTATGACAAGGCCGCCGACTATTACCGTCAGGTCCTCAAGCTCTTGGGCGACGGCAGCCGCGCCGAGCGGGCCGTGGTGCTCTACAACCTGGCCATGGCGGAAAAGGAGCTCAAGCACAGGGACCAGGCCGAGGCCCTGCTGGAGGAGTCCCTGGCCCTGTCGCTGCTGACCCAGAACGAGGTGGGCGCCGCCTACGCCGAGGGACAGCTGGGCCTCTTTGCCCTGGATAGGGGCGATTTCGAGCAGGCCCGGCGCCGCCTTGACCAGGCCCTGGCCAGCTTCGAGCAGCAGGACAATCCGCACCAGAGCGCCAATGCCCTGCTGGGCCTGGCCGAGCTGGCCATCCAGGAAGGCCAGGCAGACCGGGCCCTGGCCCTGCTGGCCCGCAGCCAGCCCCTGGTGGCGCCCGTTGACAGCAAGGGCCTGCGTCGCCATTACCTGGAGGTACGGTTCAAGGCCGAGCGGGCCGCCGGCCATACCCAGGCCGCCCTGGACGCCATCGTCGCCCTCAGGGAGACAGAAAAGGCACTGCAGGAAGAGAGGCAGGCCATCACCAGCGAAGCCATGGCCATCCGCATGACCTCGCTGGAAAAGAGCCATGAGATCGAAAGGCTCAAGGGCCAGCAACTGCTGGCCGAGGAGAAGCAAAGCCATGAGCGGCGCTTCTTTCTGGTGGCCACCCTGGTGCTGCTGGCGCTGCTGTTCAATGCCTTCTTCTGGCTGCGCAAGGAAAGGGGCAACCGCAAGCTGCTGGGACTGATGGCCCACCAGGACGAACTCACCGGCCAGCCCAACCGCCGCGCCATCATGGCCGAGCTGAAGGCCAGGCTCGACAGGCAGCGGGGCCACCCCCTGGCGGTGGCCATGCTGGATCTGGACCACTTCAAGCAGATCAACGACCGCCATGGCCACGACGTGGGCGACCAGGCCCTCAAGCACTTCGCCAAGGTCACCGACTCCTGCCTGCGCCAGAAGGACAGCCTGGGCCGCCTCGGCGGCGAGGAATGGCTGCTGCTGTTGCCCTATACCGAGCTGGCCCGGGCCAGGGAGGTGGTGGAGCGCCTGCAGCAGGCCCTGAGGGAAAGCCCCCTGCGCCACCAGGACCAGGACATCCGCCTCCAGCTCAGCGCCGGCCTGACCCAGGCCGAGCCAGGTGAGACCATCTGCAGCCTGTTGAAGCGGGCCGACCAGGCCATGTACCAGGCCAAGGCCCAGGGCCGGGACCGCTTGTTCGTGCTGAGCGCCGCTCAGGCCAGCCGCTGA
- a CDS encoding U32 family peptidase produces MKIALGPLLYYWPKAEVEDFYRAALASDTDIVYLGETVCPKRVELRLDDWLALGRELAAAGKEVVLSSLALLQAPAELRALKKLVDNGDFHIEANDMAAVQLAREQGLPFVCGPAVNVYNADVLALLHRHGMRRWVMPVELSRTWLQRLRSDCDRFGLNGAFEVEVFAYGYLPLAYAARCFTARSHDKPKDQCELICIQDPNGRKARSQEGQDLFTLNGIQTQSGYCYNLINDLPSMAGLVDVVRLSPLSLETLDWVRDFRANFGGRSPKPLEGPVCNGYWNQVEGMKLVGQ; encoded by the coding sequence ATGAAGATCGCACTGGGTCCCCTGCTCTATTACTGGCCCAAGGCCGAGGTCGAGGATTTCTACCGGGCCGCCCTGGCCAGCGACACCGACATCGTCTACCTGGGCGAGACCGTCTGCCCCAAGCGGGTGGAGCTGCGCCTGGACGACTGGCTGGCCCTGGGCCGGGAGCTTGCCGCCGCCGGCAAGGAGGTGGTGCTGTCCTCCCTGGCCCTGCTGCAGGCCCCGGCCGAGCTCAGGGCCCTGAAGAAGCTGGTGGACAACGGCGACTTCCATATCGAGGCCAACGACATGGCCGCCGTGCAGCTGGCCCGGGAGCAGGGCCTGCCCTTCGTGTGCGGCCCGGCCGTCAACGTCTACAACGCCGACGTGCTGGCGCTGCTGCACAGGCACGGCATGCGCCGCTGGGTGATGCCGGTGGAACTGTCCCGCACCTGGCTGCAACGGCTGCGCTCGGACTGCGACCGCTTCGGCCTGAATGGTGCCTTCGAGGTGGAGGTATTCGCCTACGGTTACCTGCCCCTGGCCTACGCGGCCCGCTGCTTCACGGCCCGCTCCCATGACAAGCCCAAGGATCAGTGCGAGCTGATCTGCATCCAGGATCCCAACGGCCGCAAGGCCCGCAGCCAGGAGGGCCAGGATCTGTTCACCCTCAACGGCATCCAGACCCAGTCCGGCTACTGCTACAACCTCATCAACGATCTGCCGTCCATGGCCGGCCTGGTGGACGTGGTCCGGCTCAGCCCGCTGTCCCTGGAGACGCTGGACTGGGTCAGGGATTTTCGGGCCAATTTCGGAGGCCGGTCACCAAAACCCCTGGAAGGCCCTGTTTGCAACGGCTACTGGAACCAGGTGGAGGGCATGAAACTGGTCGGTCAATAG
- a CDS encoding peptidase U32 family protein, which translates to MELLCPAGSLPALKAAVDAGADAVYIGFKDETNARHFAGLNFTDRKLEQASDYIRRHGRKLHVAINTFAHPGADDRWKMAVDKAVALGADALIIADMAVLQYAAQKHPQVELHLSVQASATSSAAIAFYQQEFNVKRVVLPRVLSIQQVRQLARDTDVELEVFAFGSLCIMAEGRCYLSSYMTGESPNTAGACSPARFVRWQDTDQGLESRLNGVLIDRYGEGEKAGYPTLCKGRFEVEGRRYHALEEPTSLNTLALLPQLQAMGISAVKIEGRQRSPAYVEQITTVWRQAIDRCRQDAEHFCLESHWNDTLGALSEGSQCTLGAYHRKWQ; encoded by the coding sequence ATGGAGTTACTCTGTCCGGCCGGCAGCCTGCCGGCCCTGAAGGCGGCGGTGGACGCCGGCGCCGACGCCGTCTACATCGGTTTCAAGGACGAGACCAACGCCAGGCACTTCGCCGGTCTCAATTTCACCGACCGCAAGCTGGAGCAGGCCAGCGACTATATCCGCCGCCATGGCCGCAAGCTTCATGTGGCCATCAACACCTTTGCCCACCCGGGCGCCGACGACCGCTGGAAGATGGCCGTGGACAAGGCGGTGGCCCTGGGCGCCGACGCCCTGATCATCGCCGACATGGCGGTGCTCCAGTACGCCGCCCAGAAGCATCCCCAGGTGGAGCTGCACCTGTCGGTGCAGGCCTCGGCCACCAGCAGCGCCGCCATCGCCTTCTACCAGCAGGAATTCAACGTCAAGCGGGTGGTGCTGCCCAGGGTGCTGTCCATACAGCAGGTCCGCCAGCTGGCCCGGGACACCGACGTGGAGCTGGAGGTGTTCGCCTTCGGCAGCCTGTGCATCATGGCCGAGGGCCGCTGCTACCTGTCGTCCTATATGACCGGCGAGAGCCCCAACACCGCCGGTGCCTGCAGCCCGGCCCGCTTCGTGCGCTGGCAGGACACCGACCAGGGCCTGGAATCCCGCCTCAACGGCGTGCTCATCGATCGCTACGGGGAAGGCGAAAAGGCCGGCTACCCCACCCTGTGCAAGGGCCGCTTCGAGGTGGAGGGTCGCCGCTACCACGCCCTGGAGGAGCCCACCAGCCTCAACACCCTGGCCCTGCTGCCCCAGCTCCAGGCCATGGGCATCAGCGCCGTGAAGATCGAGGGTCGCCAGCGCAGCCCGGCCTATGTGGAGCAGATCACCACCGTCTGGCGCCAGGCCATCGACCGCTGCCGCCAGGACGCCGAGCATTTCTGCCTGGAATCCCACTGGAACGACACCTTGGGCGCCCTCTCCGAAGGCAGCCAATGCACCCTGGGTGCCTACCACCGCAAATGGCAATAA
- a CDS encoding SCP2 sterol-binding domain-containing protein produces MAEDNLLAHYGPKLARVPLRLTPFLLQQKVMEALLAQIFRDALEEGELDFLAGHHLALQVPDLGIHWHLSVLDGRLVVRQPARQADVVFRANSAELLLVAARKVDPDTLFFQRRLAIEGDTELGLQVKNLIDSLDLGALPPLLSGPLQAVAQRLA; encoded by the coding sequence GTGGCCGAAGACAACCTGCTGGCCCACTATGGCCCCAAGCTGGCCCGAGTACCCTTGAGGCTGACCCCCTTCCTGCTGCAACAAAAGGTGATGGAGGCGCTGCTGGCGCAGATCTTCCGTGACGCCCTGGAAGAGGGCGAGCTGGACTTCCTGGCGGGCCATCACCTGGCGCTGCAGGTGCCGGATCTGGGCATTCACTGGCACCTGAGCGTGCTGGATGGGCGCCTGGTGGTGCGGCAGCCGGCCCGGCAGGCCGACGTGGTGTTCCGGGCCAACTCCGCCGAGCTGCTGCTGGTGGCGGCACGCAAGGTGGATCCGGATACCCTGTTCTTCCAGCGCCGGCTGGCCATAGAGGGGGATACGGAGCTGGGGCTGCAGGTCAAGAACCTGATCGACAGCCTGGATCTGGGGGCGCTGCCGCCGCTGCTCAGCGGCCCGTTACAGGCGGTGGCTCAGCGGCTGGCCTGA
- a CDS encoding histidine phosphatase family protein yields the protein MPHRLTLIRHGKSSWRHEELGDRFRPLSGRGYRQVTLVASWLKTLPQPDHVLVSDAVRTYSTAQMLAHDGAFGESAILLLPELYGADADTILACCRKHPHKHLAVVAHNPGLEALLARLGHAKPMPSLAVAQLVWEGGWDNLSDVKLAHYATPDMLQL from the coding sequence ATGCCCCATCGACTGACCCTGATCCGCCACGGCAAGTCCAGCTGGCGCCACGAGGAGCTGGGCGATCGCTTCCGGCCCCTGAGCGGGCGCGGCTACCGCCAGGTGACCCTGGTGGCCAGCTGGCTGAAGACCCTGCCCCAGCCCGACCATGTGCTGGTATCGGACGCGGTGCGCACCTACAGCACCGCCCAGATGCTGGCCCACGACGGCGCCTTCGGCGAGAGCGCCATACTGCTGTTGCCCGAGCTGTACGGCGCCGACGCCGACACCATCCTGGCCTGCTGCCGGAAGCATCCCCACAAGCATCTGGCGGTGGTGGCCCACAACCCGGGCCTGGAGGCGCTGCTGGCCCGGCTCGGCCATGCCAAGCCCATGCCGAGCCTGGCCGTGGCGCAGCTGGTCTGGGAAGGGGGCTGGGACAACCTTAGCGACGTGAAGCTGGCCCATTACGCCACCCCGGACATGCTGCAGCTGTAG
- a CDS encoding aminoglycoside phosphotransferase family protein — MTIKQQWQDPDWLIDASQWIETELEKRQLSATAPLERVSGWALGHILRQGTSRGDFYFKATARLPLFSNEASLCATLHELFPGATPAPLAIRADRQWQLTASFGQALPEDSETSVWADAFADYARLQSRSPRYLDRLRASGCLARPIEALPAQLAEAFDNPDITAMLPAVVRSNTAKTLDKVATAITALGRHPLPEALVHGDLHIENIAKTQDGFVFFDWSDACISHPFIDGTYLYRMAGGPEKERIIDGYLSGWTQLADKAELRQCWDTAEILCYAHQALSYGSMMLNIPEPGRTDLKTAFENAFIRLSNKAS; from the coding sequence TTGACCATCAAACAACAATGGCAAGACCCGGATTGGCTGATTGACGCAAGCCAGTGGATCGAGACCGAGCTTGAGAAGCGGCAGCTGTCGGCTACCGCGCCCCTTGAACGGGTTTCCGGCTGGGCCCTGGGGCACATTCTGAGGCAAGGAACCAGCCGGGGAGACTTTTACTTCAAGGCCACGGCGCGACTCCCCCTCTTTTCAAACGAAGCCAGCCTGTGTGCCACACTCCACGAACTCTTTCCCGGTGCAACGCCCGCCCCCCTGGCCATACGGGCCGACAGGCAGTGGCAGCTGACGGCCAGCTTTGGCCAGGCGCTGCCGGAAGACAGCGAGACGAGCGTTTGGGCCGACGCCTTTGCCGACTATGCCCGCCTGCAGAGCCGCTCTCCCCGCTACCTGGACAGGCTCCGGGCCAGCGGCTGCCTGGCCAGGCCCATCGAGGCCCTGCCGGCGCAACTGGCCGAGGCTTTTGACAACCCCGATATCACCGCCATGCTGCCCGCTGTGGTCCGGTCCAACACCGCCAAAACCCTCGACAAGGTCGCGACCGCCATCACCGCCCTGGGCCGCCATCCCCTGCCGGAAGCGCTGGTTCACGGCGATTTGCACATAGAGAATATCGCCAAGACCCAGGACGGTTTTGTCTTTTTCGACTGGAGCGATGCCTGCATCAGCCACCCCTTCATCGACGGTACCTACCTCTACCGCATGGCTGGGGGCCCAGAGAAGGAGCGCATCATAGACGGCTACCTGAGCGGTTGGACGCAACTGGCGGACAAGGCCGAGCTGCGCCAGTGCTGGGATACTGCCGAGATCCTCTGCTACGCCCACCAGGCCCTGTCCTATGGGTCCATGATGCTCAACATCCCCGAGCCGGGTCGGACGGACCTGAAAACGGCCTTTGAAAACGCCTTTATCCGCCTGAGCAACAAGGCCAGTTAG